In Phaeobacter porticola, one DNA window encodes the following:
- a CDS encoding SspB family protein, whose product MSREIDYGNLMHSAMRGLIRSVLDGVAEHGLPGNHHFFITFDTAHPDAELADWLSDRYPGEMTVVMQHWFDNLDVGEDGFAITLNFGDAPEPLYIPYDAIKTFVDPSVEFGLRFETPEEDGDPDEIITELDDDIEIEVDEDPEDNKPADVVSLDSFRK is encoded by the coding sequence ATGTCCCGCGAAATTGACTATGGAAATCTGATGCATTCGGCCATGCGTGGCCTAATCCGTTCGGTTCTGGACGGGGTGGCCGAACATGGGTTACCCGGAAATCATCATTTCTTCATCACATTCGACACAGCACATCCGGATGCGGAACTGGCCGATTGGCTGTCTGACCGCTATCCCGGAGAAATGACAGTGGTGATGCAGCATTGGTTCGACAATCTTGATGTGGGAGAAGACGGGTTTGCGATTACGCTAAACTTCGGTGACGCGCCCGAACCGCTATATATCCCCTATGACGCGATTAAGACCTTTGTCGATCCGTCTGTAGAATTTGGCCTGCGCTTCGAAACCCCCGAAGAGGACGGCGACCCTGACGAAATCATCACTGAGCTGGACGATGACATCGAGATAGAAGTCGACGAAGATCCTGAGGACAACAAGCCGGCCGATGTGGTGTCATTGGACAGCTTCCGCAAATAA
- the chrA gene encoding chromate efflux transporter has translation MTDISPEPKVQPQAHTIAMVDLVRVFGRIGLMSFGGPAAQIALMHKELVEDRPWLSDAGFLRALSFCMMLPGPEAMQLATYAGWRLRGGIGGLIAGLLFVLPGAIVITALVILYVHYGTQPLVQAAFLGIKAAVVAIVLQALQRLGKKALHGPVDLALAGFGFVALFFFGLPFPLVVLAAGAIGGLRAWHRVSDATPLPPTVSGRFWPTLLIWAGLWLMPLAMLSLFGPQLLADLGWFFAKLAVVTFGGAYAVLAYMSQTVVEHYQWIDTGQMIDALGMAETTPGPLILVTQFVAMLTGALTSGIWMALAAGLVALWATFMPCFLWIFLAAPHVERIASHPQLGAALRAITATVVGVILNLSVWFLLHILFREITVLDLPAVMLMVPVMSSLNVSAALLVLAAPVVALVCGGRLAFLLPVMAGLGVGVSLSI, from the coding sequence ATGACCGATATCTCTCCTGAGCCCAAAGTGCAGCCCCAAGCTCATACAATTGCCATGGTAGATCTTGTGCGGGTTTTTGGCCGCATCGGGCTGATGTCATTTGGCGGACCAGCCGCGCAGATCGCGCTGATGCACAAGGAACTGGTCGAAGACCGCCCCTGGCTGAGCGACGCCGGTTTTCTGCGGGCGCTGTCGTTTTGTATGATGCTGCCCGGCCCCGAGGCGATGCAGCTTGCGACCTATGCAGGATGGCGTCTGCGCGGGGGGATTGGTGGGCTGATTGCAGGGTTACTCTTTGTTCTGCCGGGCGCGATAGTGATCACGGCGTTGGTCATTCTCTACGTCCACTATGGCACGCAGCCCCTTGTTCAGGCAGCATTCTTAGGGATCAAAGCCGCTGTTGTGGCGATTGTTCTGCAGGCTTTGCAACGCTTGGGCAAGAAAGCCCTGCATGGCCCTGTTGATCTGGCACTGGCGGGGTTTGGGTTTGTTGCACTGTTTTTCTTTGGTTTGCCCTTCCCACTGGTCGTACTGGCGGCAGGTGCCATAGGTGGCTTGCGAGCGTGGCATAGGGTGAGTGATGCAACACCCCTGCCGCCAACCGTTTCCGGTCGATTTTGGCCAACCCTGCTGATCTGGGCTGGACTATGGCTCATGCCGCTGGCGATGCTCAGCCTGTTCGGTCCACAGCTTCTTGCGGATCTTGGCTGGTTCTTCGCCAAGCTTGCTGTGGTCACATTTGGTGGTGCCTATGCCGTACTGGCCTATATGTCGCAGACTGTAGTCGAACACTATCAGTGGATCGACACCGGCCAGATGATCGACGCCCTGGGGATGGCGGAAACCACCCCCGGTCCACTGATCTTGGTGACACAGTTTGTGGCGATGCTGACCGGCGCGCTGACCTCCGGCATTTGGATGGCTCTGGCAGCGGGTCTGGTTGCACTTTGGGCGACGTTCATGCCCTGTTTTCTATGGATTTTTCTCGCAGCTCCACATGTTGAGCGGATTGCCAGCCATCCCCAGCTTGGGGCGGCGCTGCGGGCGATCACTGCAACGGTTGTTGGTGTTATCCTCAATCTGTCGGTCTGGTTCCTGCTGCATATACTGTTTCGTGAGATCACAGTGCTGGACCTGCCCGCTGTCATGCTGATGGTACCTGTGATGTCCAGCCTGAACGTTAGCGCAGCGCTATTGGTGCTAGCCGCGCCGGTTGTTGCCTTGGTCTGTGGCGGCCGACTGGCATTTCTGCTGCCGGTGATGGCAGGCCTTGGCGTGGGTGTCTCCTTGTCGATCTGA
- a CDS encoding ester cyclase, with product MKNSDRVFQWFHDVWVDRNLDRIEPMLHPELEVNGPLHGAIAIAEDYREVVNTLGNIIHDLDISLTHALNDGDFVALRMRVRGSGNTPDHVLDYSGQLIVRMQDGKIREFQSNFDYMTMFEQLGQLPPDCLPICMTGERLIWMDDHIRSPKDAE from the coding sequence ATGAAAAATAGCGATCGGGTCTTTCAATGGTTCCATGATGTCTGGGTTGACCGAAACCTCGACAGGATTGAGCCCATGTTGCACCCAGAGCTGGAGGTAAACGGCCCGCTCCACGGAGCGATCGCGATTGCAGAGGACTACCGCGAAGTCGTGAACACTCTGGGCAATATTATTCACGATCTAGATATAAGCCTTACCCATGCATTGAACGACGGCGATTTTGTCGCTCTGCGGATGCGGGTGCGCGGATCTGGCAACACGCCGGATCATGTCCTAGACTACTCTGGTCAGCTGATCGTACGAATGCAGGATGGTAAGATCCGCGAATTCCAGTCGAACTTTGACTACATGACTATGTTCGAACAGCTCGGGCAGCTTCCGCCCGACTGTCTTCCAATTTGCATGACCGGAGAACGCCTGATCTGGATGGACGATCACATTCGCTCGCCTAAAGACGCCGAATGA
- a CDS encoding efflux RND transporter periplasmic adaptor subunit — protein MNIQTDTHRNLAEALTPLSAVTVSEAQPSFEDRQERGPSWTLRIFLLLGLLAAGGAVLWRSDLPTLTTLRNWGEGLLDPASQSAATNVPVAPTPVSDTTARIQPAPVPMPTAEITGSGYVLVQDYASVFAKYEGTITDLLVALGDPVTRGQPLAAVSDPGAQYALKSALIDQSLAQLRLETKRIEVDQSERDFDRLTSLLAKDAVSERVTQDAATALSLAKTALRQAEQDIHLADLKVEIAQEHVDELTIRAPVSGTITQLNARIGNSVLARVDTIRDTDYLMVITDTASMYLDAEVAETNVSRLRVGLTGEAVLDGFPDQPFEVRVVGISPVVSAERGTISLRLELDGPPDGIRPNMAARIRITLSDT, from the coding sequence ATGAACATTCAAACCGACACCCACCGCAATCTTGCTGAGGCTTTGACCCCACTTTCGGCCGTCACGGTCTCAGAGGCTCAACCGAGTTTTGAGGACAGGCAAGAGCGTGGCCCCTCTTGGACACTTCGGATTTTCCTATTGCTCGGTCTACTGGCGGCTGGCGGCGCGGTCCTGTGGCGCAGCGATCTGCCAACTCTGACCACATTGCGCAATTGGGGGGAGGGCCTGTTGGACCCGGCGTCGCAATCAGCCGCAACAAATGTGCCGGTCGCACCAACGCCTGTTTCAGATACAACGGCCCGCATCCAGCCCGCACCTGTGCCGATGCCAACGGCGGAAATAACCGGATCAGGGTATGTACTGGTACAGGACTACGCATCGGTCTTTGCAAAATACGAGGGCACAATAACGGACCTTCTTGTCGCTTTGGGTGACCCGGTTACACGCGGACAACCGCTGGCCGCAGTCAGCGATCCGGGCGCGCAATATGCCCTGAAGTCGGCATTGATTGATCAGTCACTGGCGCAGCTGCGGCTGGAAACCAAACGCATCGAGGTGGATCAGTCCGAGCGCGATTTTGACCGGCTGACATCCCTCCTTGCCAAAGACGCTGTATCAGAACGCGTGACGCAGGACGCCGCCACAGCGTTAAGCCTCGCAAAAACCGCGTTGAGACAGGCAGAACAAGACATTCATCTGGCTGATCTCAAGGTCGAGATTGCGCAGGAACACGTGGATGAACTGACGATACGCGCGCCGGTTTCTGGGACCATTACCCAGCTCAACGCCCGTATCGGCAATAGCGTTCTGGCCCGTGTCGATACCATTCGCGACACCGACTACCTCATGGTGATCACCGACACCGCCTCCATGTATCTCGATGCCGAAGTCGCCGAGACCAATGTCTCGCGACTGCGGGTCGGTCTGACGGGAGAGGCCGTGCTTGATGGTTTCCCTGACCAACCATTTGAGGTTCGCGTTGTTGGCATTTCGCCCGTTGTCTCTGCTGAGAGAGGCACGATTTCGCTGCGCCTGGAACTGGACGGTCCACCTGACGGCATCCGCCCAAACATGGCCGCCCGCATTCGTATCACCCTGAGTGATACCTGA
- a CDS encoding ABC transporter ATP-binding protein translates to MSASQKTPFIQLDAVSKGFTFSKEKIQIFSDLTLGIDAGEFVAVMGPSGSGKSTMLNLLSGIDAPDTGSVRIGNSKLEQLGEAKKSNWRAHNVGIVFQFYNLLPTLNVAENIELPLLLKPIGRAERRARVEKIIDLVGLSGRGKQLPSSMSGGQQQRVGIARAIVSDPPLLLCDEPTGDLDRASADEVLEVLGFLNRELKKTIVMVTHDPEAATHASRTLHLNKGQFVERQEAAA, encoded by the coding sequence ATGTCCGCGTCCCAGAAAACACCCTTTATTCAGCTGGATGCTGTCTCAAAGGGATTTACCTTCAGCAAAGAGAAGATACAGATCTTTTCTGATCTTACCTTGGGCATCGACGCAGGTGAATTCGTGGCAGTGATGGGGCCATCAGGATCCGGTAAGTCGACAATGCTCAATCTTCTCAGCGGGATTGATGCCCCTGACACGGGAAGCGTACGGATTGGGAATTCAAAACTGGAGCAATTGGGCGAGGCTAAGAAATCCAACTGGCGCGCCCATAATGTTGGCATTGTCTTTCAGTTCTACAATTTGCTTCCGACGTTGAATGTGGCTGAGAACATTGAACTGCCGCTGTTGCTCAAGCCGATTGGCCGGGCCGAACGTCGGGCGCGGGTTGAGAAAATAATTGACCTCGTTGGTCTGTCCGGACGTGGCAAACAATTGCCGTCCAGCATGTCAGGTGGTCAGCAACAGCGTGTCGGCATTGCCCGCGCTATCGTCAGCGATCCGCCGCTTCTACTCTGCGACGAACCAACCGGCGATCTTGACCGGGCCTCGGCGGATGAGGTGCTGGAAGTTCTGGGGTTTCTCAATCGCGAATTGAAGAAAACCATCGTCATGGTCACTCATGATCCCGAAGCGGCGACCCATGCAAGCCGCACCCTGCATCTGAACAAGGGGCAGTTCGTCGAAAGACAAGAGGCTGCCGCATGA
- a CDS encoding ABC transporter permease encodes MTFLTLARRNAWRKPMRTLLLMFCIAVAFLIYGLTASFLSGTQGSAGANDDVLGVMNKSGRGQTLPIAHLRRIAALDGVADVAYMSRLRGFSEVERNVVVANAVAVDDFARINGDSLALTSDLLAALKQGRDRVLVGRALADAQGWRAGQRIEITSFNIMQQGGNRNWRFEVGGIFEGKTPSTDTYFMLANYDYVNALRSRDVDTVDGFVVQPVPEVTASALASQIDALFANTGTPTRTQSEKQFLEAFLRQFADVELIVSLVVGAAFVTILMIVINTMLFAVRERTFEIGVLKTLGFNNRFIVVLILCETLLIFLVGGAVGIALTKAATQLTGPALGLVLTGPVVIKSLVITVLLGVLTGCLPAALAMRTTVSNAFRTR; translated from the coding sequence ATGACTTTTCTGACACTGGCGAGGCGCAATGCCTGGCGCAAACCGATGCGGACGCTGCTACTGATGTTCTGCATCGCGGTTGCCTTTCTTATCTACGGTCTGACGGCCAGTTTCCTGTCTGGCACGCAAGGATCTGCAGGGGCCAATGACGATGTGCTGGGCGTGATGAATAAATCAGGTCGGGGCCAGACCCTGCCAATTGCGCATCTGCGCCGGATCGCAGCGTTGGACGGCGTCGCAGATGTCGCTTATATGTCCCGCCTGCGGGGGTTTAGTGAGGTCGAGCGCAATGTCGTGGTTGCCAATGCGGTGGCCGTAGATGATTTCGCCCGGATCAACGGTGACAGCCTCGCGCTGACCTCGGATCTTTTGGCCGCGCTCAAACAGGGCAGGGATCGCGTGCTGGTTGGCCGAGCCCTCGCAGATGCCCAAGGATGGCGCGCGGGACAGCGGATTGAGATCACCTCGTTCAACATTATGCAGCAGGGCGGAAACCGGAACTGGCGGTTCGAAGTCGGCGGTATTTTTGAAGGCAAAACGCCAAGCACCGATACATATTTCATGCTGGCGAACTATGACTACGTGAATGCACTGCGCAGCCGCGATGTGGATACAGTAGACGGATTTGTCGTCCAACCGGTGCCCGAAGTGACGGCCAGCGCTCTGGCGTCTCAGATCGATGCATTGTTCGCCAATACGGGTACACCGACACGCACCCAATCGGAAAAACAATTCCTCGAAGCCTTCCTGCGGCAGTTCGCCGATGTGGAATTGATCGTCTCGCTGGTTGTGGGGGCGGCATTCGTGACCATCCTGATGATCGTCATCAACACAATGCTGTTCGCGGTCCGTGAACGGACATTCGAGATCGGCGTGCTCAAGACTTTGGGCTTCAATAACCGCTTTATCGTGGTTCTCATTCTTTGTGAAACCCTGCTTATTTTTCTGGTTGGCGGGGCGGTCGGGATTGCTCTGACCAAAGCCGCAACACAGCTCACAGGCCCTGCACTTGGTCTGGTTTTGACAGGCCCAGTCGTGATCAAATCGTTGGTAATCACAGTGTTGCTGGGCGTTCTGACCGGATGTCTGCCCGCAGCGCTCGCGATGCGCACAACCGTCTCCAACGCTTTCAGAACGAGATAA
- a CDS encoding ABC transporter permease, whose translation MKQIVVMVSANLRSLPKRLWISLSMVLSVALVVAVLTGFLAMAKGFETALAGNGSAGIAVILGGGTNQETSSDIPSGVIRSLQATSADLGLQRDETGAVIFSREIVVPVEIQSAADGSLQTLALRGMDLAGITLRENAAVAIGRNFVPGTREIVVGRDLAARAGVFGIGQIVRLGAVDWQVVGHFETGGGAMESEIWGGLEAVQSAFDQMGQVQILRTALAGPNGLETLQSALPALSQTPLAAVTEVQLLSAQSARTSTLIRMFGWPLAILMSIGATVGAINTMMTSVANRSMEIATVRTLGFSRLSAFTGTWVEAVVLSAFGAVLGAAASWLVFNGWQASTVGPNNTTTAFQLEVTISVLRDGALLGIAIGMIGGALPALAATRVKLATALRSAG comes from the coding sequence ATGAAACAAATCGTCGTGATGGTCTCTGCCAATCTTCGCAGCCTGCCCAAACGACTGTGGATTTCACTGTCCATGGTGCTTTCCGTGGCATTGGTGGTGGCGGTGTTGACTGGGTTCCTCGCCATGGCAAAGGGTTTTGAAACCGCGCTCGCCGGAAATGGGTCTGCTGGGATTGCGGTGATCCTTGGCGGTGGCACCAATCAGGAAACCAGCTCTGACATTCCATCCGGGGTGATCCGCAGCCTGCAAGCAACCTCAGCCGATCTTGGTCTTCAACGCGATGAAACCGGCGCCGTGATTTTCTCGCGCGAGATCGTCGTTCCGGTTGAAATCCAGTCGGCCGCCGATGGATCCCTTCAGACGTTGGCGCTGCGCGGTATGGACCTTGCGGGGATCACGCTGCGAGAGAATGCGGCTGTCGCTATTGGCCGCAACTTTGTTCCTGGCACACGGGAAATTGTTGTCGGTCGGGACCTTGCTGCGCGCGCGGGCGTCTTTGGGATTGGTCAGATCGTTCGGTTGGGGGCCGTCGACTGGCAGGTCGTTGGCCATTTTGAAACCGGTGGCGGTGCGATGGAATCTGAAATCTGGGGTGGGCTAGAGGCCGTGCAATCTGCGTTTGATCAGATGGGGCAGGTGCAGATCCTGCGAACTGCCCTTGCAGGTCCCAATGGTTTGGAAACTTTGCAGTCTGCGTTGCCTGCTCTGTCGCAAACGCCGTTGGCGGCCGTGACCGAGGTGCAATTGCTGTCCGCACAATCGGCGCGGACCTCGACGCTGATCCGCATGTTCGGCTGGCCGCTGGCAATCCTGATGTCGATTGGCGCCACGGTTGGCGCGATCAACACGATGATGACCTCAGTCGCCAATCGGTCGATGGAGATCGCCACGGTGCGCACGCTCGGCTTTTCGCGTTTGTCCGCGTTTACCGGAACCTGGGTTGAGGCGGTGGTCCTATCTGCTTTCGGTGCCGTATTGGGCGCGGCGGCATCATGGCTGGTGTTCAACGGTTGGCAGGCCAGCACGGTCGGCCCAAATAACACAACCACTGCGTTTCAACTTGAGGTCACCATCAGCGTTCTTCGCGATGGGGCATTGCTGGGGATCGCCATCGGCATGATTGGTGGCGCCTTGCCAGCCCTTGCCGCGACACGGGTGAAACTGGCCACCGCCCTTCGATCCGCAGGTTAG
- a CDS encoding 3-oxoacyl-[acyl-carrier-protein] synthase III C-terminal domain-containing protein, whose amino-acid sequence MLSLDHIHFAPDEITRVPLCDLGPSHGLSAGAVKMYQRFFELESVGLQGDDLNGMLGAALDGVLATNAQLVTQSGTLFYCRTQTHHGFADQDWLRGLADDHGLAGWEVNSLTMTSCASALAAMRFIQAIEEEHPVIILTGEKAFHYNVARLPVGLLAELPTAALFNAGPDKRSGKWTVLNTSVRHMPRFFQNPDAMAADDRRALQDEYLSGMIGFVGDSLKNFGDVLSDDFRVLPHNLNLPVTRALLRHFEWEPRCFQGDVQRLGHGYCSDIFVNLTDYEISHPNQISPGTQVFVLAAGTGVTFATCLLERTDFT is encoded by the coding sequence ATGCTGTCTCTCGACCACATTCATTTTGCACCTGACGAAATCACGCGTGTTCCGCTGTGCGATCTTGGACCCAGCCATGGGCTGAGTGCTGGCGCCGTGAAGATGTACCAGCGCTTTTTCGAACTTGAGAGCGTCGGGCTGCAAGGGGATGATCTGAACGGGATGCTGGGCGCAGCGCTTGATGGCGTGCTCGCAACCAACGCGCAGCTTGTGACGCAGAGCGGTACTCTCTTTTATTGTCGCACCCAGACCCATCATGGGTTTGCGGATCAGGACTGGCTCCGCGGCCTCGCTGATGATCACGGTCTTGCTGGTTGGGAGGTCAATTCGCTGACGATGACCAGCTGCGCCTCTGCGCTTGCGGCGATGCGGTTTATCCAGGCGATTGAGGAAGAGCACCCCGTCATTATCCTGACAGGTGAAAAGGCGTTTCACTACAATGTGGCGCGTTTGCCCGTGGGTCTATTGGCCGAGCTGCCGACTGCCGCGTTGTTCAACGCGGGTCCAGATAAACGATCCGGGAAATGGACCGTACTCAACACCAGCGTGCGGCACATGCCGCGTTTCTTTCAGAACCCTGATGCGATGGCAGCAGATGATCGGCGTGCGCTACAGGACGAGTACCTGAGCGGAATGATTGGCTTTGTCGGGGACAGCCTGAAGAATTTCGGGGACGTCCTCAGCGATGATTTTCGGGTTTTGCCGCATAATCTCAACCTGCCCGTCACACGCGCTCTGCTGCGCCATTTCGAATGGGAACCGAGGTGCTTTCAAGGCGATGTTCAACGCCTCGGTCACGGTTATTGCTCTGACATTTTTGTCAATCTGACCGACTACGAGATTTCACACCCCAACCAGATTTCCCCCGGCACCCAGGTGTTCGTGCTGGCTGCCGGGACAGGCGTGACCTTTGCGACCTGTCTGCTGGAACGAACGGACTTCACTTAA
- a CDS encoding phosphopantetheine-binding protein, producing MIFKAIETALSEVTERQVSGLTPETELDKAFDLDSYMFVQFLLALEDQIDGLQFDPDAIGQQEFNHAASLVSHIEDRIGARQVEHV from the coding sequence ATGATTTTCAAGGCAATCGAAACTGCGCTCTCCGAGGTCACGGAACGCCAGGTTAGCGGTCTCACACCGGAGACCGAACTGGACAAGGCGTTCGATCTGGATTCCTACATGTTTGTTCAGTTTCTGCTGGCGCTTGAGGACCAGATCGACGGTTTGCAGTTTGACCCTGATGCCATTGGGCAGCAGGAGTTCAACCACGCAGCATCCCTGGTCAGCCACATCGAAGACCGTATTGGTGCGCGGCAGGTTGAACATGTTTGA
- a CDS encoding alpha/beta fold hydrolase: MLYELALPGLLAQGGYRWLRAVRRSAPQEPALRLRTARSRLRRLEIDLLDRLSPTLAARLLLRRFHQNQSETPTPIPTNRDQQLITASDAFHCSGIYVRQFGPTNGPRVLLVHGWNADGRMMLPLAQDLADRGFRVDVPDLPGTGESRGPVRSFVAVARRLKNMCPQDQPYEVLVGHSAGGLMAMIALGLGFKARRLVTLSAPSSLDRLMELYLRFTGQPAKTGAALMRRYAKTCGRELAEIGPAECRKTTLPMLVIHAQHDWQVPPAEAQRICAARDGITPIYLRNCNHRSVLHHPELLGLMERFFHETSNAGSR; encoded by the coding sequence ATGCTGTATGAACTCGCCTTGCCCGGTTTACTTGCACAAGGCGGCTATCGCTGGCTCCGCGCAGTGCGGCGGTCTGCGCCGCAGGAGCCCGCGCTGCGCTTGCGAACCGCGCGGTCCCGGTTGCGGCGGCTGGAGATAGACCTGCTGGATCGTCTGTCACCTACATTGGCTGCGCGGTTGTTGTTACGGCGGTTTCATCAAAATCAGTCAGAAACGCCAACACCGATCCCAACGAACCGCGACCAGCAGCTGATCACCGCCAGCGATGCCTTTCACTGTTCAGGCATCTACGTGCGACAGTTTGGTCCTACAAACGGGCCACGTGTTCTGCTGGTTCACGGCTGGAACGCAGACGGACGCATGATGCTGCCACTGGCGCAGGATCTGGCCGACCGTGGTTTTCGGGTCGATGTGCCGGATCTGCCCGGCACCGGTGAATCGCGCGGGCCTGTGCGCAGTTTTGTGGCTGTCGCGCGGCGCCTAAAAAACATGTGCCCGCAGGATCAGCCGTATGAGGTGCTGGTCGGGCATTCAGCTGGTGGTCTGATGGCGATGATCGCACTGGGGCTGGGGTTCAAGGCGCGCCGATTGGTGACCCTTTCGGCACCATCTTCACTGGACCGCCTCATGGAGCTCTACCTGCGCTTCACCGGACAGCCCGCCAAAACCGGCGCTGCCCTGATGCGCAGATATGCAAAAACCTGCGGCAGAGAGCTGGCAGAGATCGGACCGGCCGAATGCAGGAAAACAACCCTGCCGATGTTGGTGATCCACGCACAGCACGACTGGCAGGTGCCCCCAGCCGAGGCGCAACGCATCTGTGCCGCACGCGACGGGATCACGCCAATTTACCTGCGCAACTGCAACCACAGATCGGTGCTGCACCATCCAGAGCTGCTCGGCCTGATGGAGCGGTTCTTTCATGAAACGTCAAACGCGGGGAGCCGGTGA
- a CDS encoding 3-oxoacyl-[acyl-carrier-protein] synthase III C-terminal domain-containing protein encodes MLHIVDFELDHPERTEFLEEISEDLSLSRNQRRMFSRFFGFEAFHYDEQAPLAQMTSGAVDRLLARNPRSAAALSHVSHCHTLPAITHCDGESSSILAPFAEQGLEVFSATMNHCATGLSMLSAMDQLLGDADTGLVLIAEKAFHPDVRLIKNTTIMGECAAAVLVRREASRLRVVDSHTQHETRFWQNTGHLDEPYLEGFEDMYLDFACNTLTNALKRFGLGMEDVRFILPHNVNMASWIMIAQILGFDRHKVCLSTIARFGHCFGADPFINLMQLIKDDQLVAGDRLLLFSIGLGATATCTLVQVN; translated from the coding sequence ATGCTGCATATCGTTGATTTTGAACTGGATCACCCTGAGCGGACGGAGTTCCTGGAAGAGATTTCCGAGGATCTTTCGCTCAGTCGGAACCAGCGGCGCATGTTTTCGCGCTTCTTTGGTTTTGAGGCGTTTCACTACGATGAACAGGCCCCATTGGCGCAGATGACTTCAGGTGCGGTGGACAGGCTGCTGGCGCGCAATCCACGCAGTGCCGCCGCACTTAGCCATGTATCCCATTGCCATACCCTGCCGGCAATCACCCATTGCGATGGCGAAAGCTCTTCGATCCTTGCGCCATTTGCCGAACAGGGGCTGGAGGTGTTCAGCGCCACTATGAACCATTGTGCAACGGGATTGTCGATGTTGTCGGCAATGGATCAATTGCTGGGCGATGCAGATACCGGGCTTGTCCTGATCGCTGAAAAAGCTTTCCACCCTGATGTGCGGTTGATCAAGAACACCACGATTATGGGCGAATGTGCGGCGGCGGTTCTTGTGCGTCGCGAGGCCAGCCGCCTGCGGGTTGTTGACAGTCACACCCAGCATGAAACGCGGTTCTGGCAGAACACCGGACATCTTGATGAACCCTATCTTGAGGGGTTCGAAGACATGTATCTCGATTTTGCGTGCAACACTCTGACCAACGCGCTGAAGCGGTTCGGCCTTGGGATGGAGGATGTGCGTTTTATTCTGCCGCATAATGTCAACATGGCGTCCTGGATCATGATTGCTCAGATCCTTGGGTTTGACCGTCATAAGGTCTGCCTCTCGACGATTGCGCGCTTTGGGCACTGCTTTGGTGCCGACCCGTTCATCAATCTGATGCAGCTCATCAAGGACGACCAGCTGGTAGCTGGCGACCGGCTGCTTCTGTTCAGCATCGGCCTGGGCGCTACGGCGACCTGCACATTGGTTCAGGTCAACTGA